From a single Brassica oleracea var. oleracea cultivar TO1000 chromosome C5, BOL, whole genome shotgun sequence genomic region:
- the LOC106344752 gene encoding uncharacterized protein At2g29880-like, translating into MAASGAISSVVIGAISVMAELLEAISVDAYLAGRVVDLVSLAIGIDGSTTNDSGWAEACASDFGYEKKHKSFVDLLRFSSGFGWDADTKNFTAPNEIWEEYLKGHKKHKYLRDDTFEDFEDLEKICGKNIAKGNNTVGLGDTTDARTYTTGDNEWEYQGGSPQMIGDHEDDDDDTDGIEQAPSLRQKNVIEKLPIRKRARTEVYTVEKISEEISAVTGTTNQIVSMIQQRWQKEAEEKEAEEKVGTVWDAIKENHDLEENDRFDAMDLVHQSGMKVSFISMTKEERFRWIKRSLRKP; encoded by the exons ATGGCAGCCTCTGGAGCTATCAGCTCTGTGGTAATAGGTGCAATTTCAGTCATGGCTGAACTGCTAGAAGCAATCTCAGTCGATGCTTATTTGGCGGGTAGAGTAGTTGATTTGGTGTCATTGGCTATTGGAATAGATGGGAGCACCACAAATGATTCTGGATGGGCAGAGGCTTGTGCTAGTGATTTTGGATACGA GAAAAAGCATAAGAGTTTTGTAGATCTTCTCCGTTTCAGTTCTGGGTTTGGTTGGGATGCAGACACGAAGAACTTCACTGCTCCAAATGAAATATGGGAAGAATATTTGAAG GGTCATAAAAAACATAAATACTTACGTGATGATACATTTGAAGATTTTGAAGACCTAGAGAAGATATGTGGAAAAAATATTGCAAAAGGAAATAATACAGTTGGCTTAGGCGATACTACAGATGCCCGCACTTATACAACAGGAGATAATGAATGGGAATATCAAGGAGGATCTCCTCAAATGATCGGAGATCACGAGGATGATGATGATGATACTGATGGTATAGAACAAGCTCCATCTTTGAGACAGAAGAATGTGATAGAAAAGCTCCCCATAAGAAAGAGAGCTAGGACTGAAGTATATACTGTGGAGAAAATTTCTGAGGAGATAAGTGCTGTTACTGGAACAACCAACCAAATAGTCAGTATGATACAACAAAGATGGCAAAAAGAAGCTGAAGAAAAAGAAGCTGAGGAAAAAGTTGGTACTGTGTGGGATGCTATTAAGGAAAATCATGATTTAGAAGAGAATGACCGTTTTGATGCGATGGACTTAGTTCACCAGTCTGGAATGAAAGTTTCATTCATAAGTATGACTAAGGAGGAACGTTTTAGATGGATTAAACGTAGTTTACGTAAGCCATGA
- the LOC106344753 gene encoding uncharacterized protein LOC106344753 yields MAKPGNGVPSKIRESTRFYPFFQDCIGAIDGTHIPAMVVGNETASYRNRKGVLSQNVLAACNFDLQFIYVLTGWEGSAHDAKVLNDALTRSNNKFEIPEEETYEEQNVTQPSTDGHQFLGTQEQQREHANEWRTTIATNMWNDAVISGSQRCEMVYVNVAAE; encoded by the exons ATGGCTAAACCAGGAAATGGAGTACCTTCAAAAATAAGAGAAAGCACAAGATTTTATCCTT TTTTTCAGGATTGTATTGGAGCTATTGATGGAACACATATTCCCGCTATGGTTGTAGGAAATGAAACTGCTAGCTATAGAAACAGAAAAGGAGTTTTATCTCAGAATGTGCTAGCTGCATGCAACTTTGATTTGCAATTCATATATGTTCTAACTGGTTGGGAAGGTTCAGCTCATGATGCAAAAGTGTTAAATGATGCTTTGACGAGAAGTAACAATAAATTTGAAATCCCAGAAG AAGAAACATATGAAGAACAAAATGTTACCCAACCAAGTACTGATGGTCATCAATTTCTTGGCACACAAGAACAACAAAGAGAACATGCTAATGAATGGAGAACAACCATCGCTACAAATATGTGGAATGATGCTGTTATTAGTGGATCTCAACG GTGCGAGATGGTTTATGTCAATGTTGCAGCCGAGTGA
- the LOC106293323 gene encoding uncharacterized protein LOC106293323 isoform X1: MADKSGGLAMMREYRKGNWTLNETMVLIEAKKMDDERRMRRFIGLPAAEQSHDSRSSSGNKPAELRWKWIEDFCWRKGCMRSQNQCNDKWDNLMRDYKKVREYERRRVESSFATESSSSAAAETGTYWTMEKSERKERNLPSNMSPQTYQALFDVVESKTHPSSTAATNVTAAVAAAAASGNGSGGGLQIQKMIQQQQEQGLGFVQKHQMNQPHVLLPLQPPPPPPLPPSQALQPRPLLLSPPPPPSFHAQPILPTKDTSSDSDTSEHPDTSPAKRRKTIPTTTAGPSGAGRGNAETEEGETVVAAAFSRSASVIANAIRESEERQDRRHKEVMSLEERRLMIEESNVQINREGMNGLVEAINKLASSIFALASSRHNNQHQGGPS, from the exons ATGGCTGACAAAAGTGGTGGGCTGGCTATGATGAGAGAGTACAGAAAAGGGAACTGGACACTGAATGAGACGATGGTGCTCATTGAAGCCAAGAAGATGGATGATGAGAGGCGGATGCGGCGGTTCATCGGCCTTCCGGCGGCGGAACAGTCACATGATAGCCGGAGTAGTAGTGGTAATAAACCGGCGGAGCTACGGTGGAAATGGATAGAAGATTTTTGCTGGAGGAAAGGTTGTATGAGGAGTCAGAATCAGTGTAATGACAAGTGGGACAACCTCATGAGAGATTACAAAAAGGTAAGAGAGTATGAGAGACGAAGGGTAGAATCGTCTTTTGCCACGGAGTCTTCATCTTCAGCTGCTGCGGAAACGGGGACGTATTGGACGATGGAGAAGAGTGAGAGGAAAGAGAGGAACTTACCGAGTAACATGTCGCCTCAAACATACCAAGCGCTGTTTGATGTGGTAGAGAGTAAAACGCACCCTTCTTCGACCGCCGCAACCAATGTAACCGCAGCAGTCGCTGCTGCAGCAGCAAGTGGAAATGGTTCAGGCGGTGGACTACAAATCCAAAAAATGATACAACAACAACAAGAACAAGGTTTAGGATTTGTTCAGAAACATCAAATGAATCAGCCTCACGTTTTATTACCTCTTCAGCCGCCACCACCACCCCCACTTCCACCGTCTCAAGCGCTGCAACCACGACCGCTACTTTTGTCACCGCCTCCACCGCCTTCCTTTCATGCGCAGCCAATACTGCCCACA AAGGATACTAGCTCAGATTCTGATACGAGTGAGCATCCAGACACATCACCGGCGAAGCGAAGAAAGACAATTCCGACAACAACCGCCGGTCCAAGCGGCGCCGGCAGAGGTAACGCAGAAACGGAGGAAGGTGAGACTGTAGTGGCTGCTGCGTTTTCCAGAAGTGCGTCTGTGATCGCAAACGCGATAAGGGAGAGTGAGGAGAGACAAGATCGGAGACATAAAGAAGTCATGAGCTTAGAAGAGAGGAGATTGATGATCGAAGAATCAAATGTTCAGATTAACAGAGAAGGGATGAATGGATTGGTGGAAGCCATTAATAAGCTCGCGAGCTCCATTTTCGCTTTGGCTTCTTCTCGCCATAATAATCAGCATCAAGGAGGTCCATCATAA
- the LOC106293323 gene encoding uncharacterized protein LOC106293323 isoform X2 — protein sequence MADKSGGLAMMREYRKGNWTLNETMVLIEAKKMDDERRMRRFIGLPAAEQSHDSRSSSGNKPAELRWKWIEDFCWRKGCMRSQNQCNDKWDNLMRDYKKVREYERRRVESSFATESSSSAAAETGTYWTMEKSERKERNLPSNMSPQTYQALFDVVESKTHPSSTAATNVTAAVAAAAASGNGSGGGLQIQKMIQQQQEQGLGFVQKHQMNQPHVLLPLQPPPPPPLPPSQALQPRPLLLSPPPPPSFHAQPILPTDTSSDSDTSEHPDTSPAKRRKTIPTTTAGPSGAGRGNAETEEGETVVAAAFSRSASVIANAIRESEERQDRRHKEVMSLEERRLMIEESNVQINREGMNGLVEAINKLASSIFALASSRHNNQHQGGPS from the exons ATGGCTGACAAAAGTGGTGGGCTGGCTATGATGAGAGAGTACAGAAAAGGGAACTGGACACTGAATGAGACGATGGTGCTCATTGAAGCCAAGAAGATGGATGATGAGAGGCGGATGCGGCGGTTCATCGGCCTTCCGGCGGCGGAACAGTCACATGATAGCCGGAGTAGTAGTGGTAATAAACCGGCGGAGCTACGGTGGAAATGGATAGAAGATTTTTGCTGGAGGAAAGGTTGTATGAGGAGTCAGAATCAGTGTAATGACAAGTGGGACAACCTCATGAGAGATTACAAAAAGGTAAGAGAGTATGAGAGACGAAGGGTAGAATCGTCTTTTGCCACGGAGTCTTCATCTTCAGCTGCTGCGGAAACGGGGACGTATTGGACGATGGAGAAGAGTGAGAGGAAAGAGAGGAACTTACCGAGTAACATGTCGCCTCAAACATACCAAGCGCTGTTTGATGTGGTAGAGAGTAAAACGCACCCTTCTTCGACCGCCGCAACCAATGTAACCGCAGCAGTCGCTGCTGCAGCAGCAAGTGGAAATGGTTCAGGCGGTGGACTACAAATCCAAAAAATGATACAACAACAACAAGAACAAGGTTTAGGATTTGTTCAGAAACATCAAATGAATCAGCCTCACGTTTTATTACCTCTTCAGCCGCCACCACCACCCCCACTTCCACCGTCTCAAGCGCTGCAACCACGACCGCTACTTTTGTCACCGCCTCCACCGCCTTCCTTTCATGCGCAGCCAATACTGCCCACA GATACTAGCTCAGATTCTGATACGAGTGAGCATCCAGACACATCACCGGCGAAGCGAAGAAAGACAATTCCGACAACAACCGCCGGTCCAAGCGGCGCCGGCAGAGGTAACGCAGAAACGGAGGAAGGTGAGACTGTAGTGGCTGCTGCGTTTTCCAGAAGTGCGTCTGTGATCGCAAACGCGATAAGGGAGAGTGAGGAGAGACAAGATCGGAGACATAAAGAAGTCATGAGCTTAGAAGAGAGGAGATTGATGATCGAAGAATCAAATGTTCAGATTAACAGAGAAGGGATGAATGGATTGGTGGAAGCCATTAATAAGCTCGCGAGCTCCATTTTCGCTTTGGCTTCTTCTCGCCATAATAATCAGCATCAAGGAGGTCCATCATAA